One Actinomadura viridis genomic region harbors:
- a CDS encoding DUF350 domain-containing protein: MINDILQESGAALAYGAVGIGLMALGYLVVEVTTPGNLGQQIWTDRNRGAALVLAAKLLGVGIIVTTAILSSEDDLGAGLLSTMTYGVLGIVLMTVAFYMLDLLTPGKLGATVVDARELHPSCWVVGAADLGTAAIVAAAIS, translated from the coding sequence ATGATCAACGACATCCTCCAGGAGAGCGGCGCGGCGCTCGCCTACGGCGCGGTGGGCATCGGGCTGATGGCCCTGGGCTACCTGGTGGTGGAGGTGACCACGCCGGGCAACCTGGGGCAGCAGATCTGGACCGACCGCAACCGGGGCGCCGCGCTGGTGCTGGCCGCCAAGCTGCTGGGCGTCGGGATCATCGTCACCACGGCCATCCTGAGCAGCGAGGACGACCTGGGCGCCGGGCTGCTGAGCACGATGACCTACGGTGTGCTGGGGATCGTGCTGATGACCGTCGCGTTCTACATGCTCGACCTCCTCACGCCCGGCAAGCTCGGCGCGACCGTGGTGGACGCGCGGGAGCTGCACCCGTCCTGCTGGGTGGTCGGCGCCGCCGACCTGGGCACCGCCGCGATCGTGGCCGCCGCCATCTCCTGA
- a CDS encoding DUF2617 family protein, with translation MLASLDTPYADTRADALSFALGLPRLDALAVLAVPPARPGGPAVELRLLGASHQVFAGSFSETVACLPGDPRPVPGRMRANAGGWAYDFSAATEAHDGDGPFRRAVAELRDRLAGRADALTGTFPGSPYAITALALARDGEPYEPFVADEVRTPPAGPAAPPSAPWTGWQTWHAYPQTREIVMTRSRLVRAL, from the coding sequence TTGCTCGCCTCCCTCGACACCCCCTACGCGGACACGCGCGCCGACGCGCTGTCGTTCGCCCTCGGGCTGCCCAGGCTGGACGCGCTGGCGGTGCTGGCCGTGCCGCCCGCCCGGCCCGGCGGCCCCGCCGTGGAGCTGCGCCTGCTCGGCGCCTCCCACCAGGTGTTCGCCGGCTCGTTCAGCGAGACCGTGGCCTGCCTGCCCGGCGACCCGCGGCCGGTGCCCGGCCGGATGCGCGCGAACGCGGGCGGCTGGGCCTACGACTTCAGCGCGGCCACGGAGGCGCACGACGGCGACGGGCCGTTCCGCCGGGCCGTGGCCGAGCTGCGCGACCGGCTCGCCGGCCGCGCCGACGCGCTGACCGGGACCTTCCCCGGCTCCCCGTACGCGATCACCGCGCTGGCGCTGGCCCGCGACGGCGAACCGTACGAACCGTTCGTGGCGGACGAGGTCCGCACACCCCCCGCCGGGCCCGCCGCCCCGCCGTCCGCGCCGTGGACCGGCTGGCAGACCTGGCACGCCTACCCCCAGACCCGGGAGATCGTCATGACGCGGAGCCGGCTGGTGAGGGCGCTGTGA
- a CDS encoding DUF397 domain-containing protein, whose translation MIEWRKSSHSGGGNDDLCVELAQINGGVWVRDSKDPEGDRLEFDQAAFAGLLVRVKRGELGL comes from the coding sequence GTGATCGAGTGGCGGAAGAGTTCTCACAGCGGCGGCGGGAACGACGACTTGTGTGTCGAGCTTGCGCAGATCAATGGTGGGGTGTGGGTGCGGGACTCCAAGGATCCGGAAGGTGATCGCTTGGAATTCGACCAGGCGGCGTTCGCGGGGCTGCTGGTCCGGGTGAAGCGTGGGGAACTTGGCCTGTAG
- a CDS encoding ATP-binding protein: protein MNDQERTTSTSSNAEIRLTLLAEPSSVVLARELVRYALTAWNFQGDLVHDSMLVMSEIVTNAVAAARGSQIRLRCALQNQALLLECWDPCPALPISRVTTTTDENGRGLTIIAACAKEVGIRPAATGQGKIIWALMPI from the coding sequence ATGAACGATCAAGAACGGACCACCAGCACGTCGAGTAACGCGGAAATCCGCCTGACCCTACTGGCCGAACCGTCCTCGGTCGTCCTGGCGCGTGAACTGGTCCGCTACGCCCTCACGGCCTGGAACTTCCAAGGGGATCTTGTCCACGACTCGATGCTCGTGATGAGCGAGATCGTCACCAACGCGGTCGCCGCTGCAAGAGGCAGTCAGATCCGCCTCCGCTGCGCCCTTCAGAATCAGGCGCTGCTTCTGGAGTGCTGGGACCCCTGCCCCGCACTCCCCATTTCCCGCGTCACCACCACAACCGACGAGAACGGCCGCGGCCTGACCATCATCGCCGCCTGCGCAAAGGAGGTCGGCATCCGCCCAGCCGCCACGGGCCAAGGAAAGATCATCTGGGCCCTCATGCCCATCTGA
- the fdxA gene encoding ferredoxin, giving the protein MTYVIAQPCVDLLDKACIEECPVDCIYEGKRQLYIHPDECVDCGACEPVCPVEAIYYEDDVPDQWKDFYKVNVEFFDDLGSPGGASKVGKIDKDHPIVAALPPQEHDE; this is encoded by the coding sequence GTGACCTACGTCATCGCGCAGCCCTGCGTGGACCTGCTCGACAAGGCATGCATCGAGGAATGCCCGGTCGACTGCATCTACGAGGGGAAGCGCCAGCTCTACATTCACCCGGACGAGTGCGTCGACTGTGGTGCGTGCGAGCCGGTTTGCCCGGTCGAGGCCATCTATTACGAGGATGACGTCCCCGACCAGTGGAAGGACTTCTACAAGGTCAACGTGGAGTTCTTCGACGACCTCGGTTCGCCGGGCGGCGCCTCCAAGGTGGGCAAGATCGACAAGGACCACCCGATCGTCGCCGCGCTGCCGCCGCAGGAGCACGACGAATAA
- the dapC gene encoding succinyldiaminopimelate transaminase, with product MFTLPDFPWDRVQPYRERAARHPGGVADLSIGTPVDPTPEFVRAALAAAADAPGYPATYGTPRLREAVAGWLRRRLGVAGADPDAVLPVIGSKELVAWLPTLLGAGPGDRVVFPELAYPTYDVGARLAGAEPVATDGLLALGPVTPKIVWVNSPSNPTGKVLPAEHLRKVVAWARERGAIVVSDECYLEFGWDPARPPISVLHPDVCEGSHEGLLAVNSLSKRSNMAGYRAGVVMGDPVLVKRMLEVRKHAGMIVPAPVQAAMTVAFEDDAHVDEQRARYARRREVLRAAFERHGFRIDHSEASLYLWATRDEPCWDTVGHLADLGIIVGPGEFYGPAGGRHVRISFTATDERVAAAAERL from the coding sequence TTGTTCACGCTGCCGGATTTCCCGTGGGACCGGGTGCAGCCGTACCGGGAGCGCGCCGCCCGCCACCCCGGCGGCGTCGCCGACCTGTCGATCGGCACCCCGGTCGACCCCACCCCCGAGTTCGTGCGCGCCGCGCTGGCGGCGGCGGCCGACGCGCCCGGCTACCCGGCGACGTACGGCACGCCCCGGCTGCGCGAGGCGGTCGCGGGCTGGCTGCGGCGCCGGCTGGGCGTCGCCGGGGCCGACCCGGACGCCGTGCTCCCCGTGATCGGCAGCAAGGAACTGGTGGCCTGGCTGCCCACCCTGCTGGGCGCGGGCCCGGGTGACCGGGTGGTCTTCCCGGAGCTGGCCTACCCGACCTACGACGTGGGGGCCCGGCTGGCCGGGGCCGAGCCGGTGGCCACCGACGGGCTGCTGGCGCTGGGGCCGGTGACGCCCAAGATCGTGTGGGTCAACTCGCCGTCCAACCCGACCGGCAAGGTGCTGCCCGCCGAGCACCTGCGCAAGGTGGTCGCCTGGGCGCGCGAGCGCGGCGCGATCGTGGTCAGCGACGAGTGCTACCTGGAGTTCGGCTGGGACCCCGCCCGCCCGCCGATCTCGGTCCTGCACCCGGACGTCTGCGAGGGCTCCCACGAGGGCCTGCTGGCGGTCAACTCCCTTTCCAAGCGCTCCAACATGGCCGGCTACCGTGCCGGGGTCGTCATGGGCGACCCGGTGCTGGTGAAGCGGATGCTGGAGGTCCGCAAGCACGCCGGGATGATCGTTCCGGCGCCGGTCCAGGCCGCCATGACGGTGGCCTTCGAGGACGACGCGCACGTCGACGAGCAGCGCGCCCGGTACGCCCGGCGGCGGGAGGTCCTGCGCGCCGCGTTCGAGCGCCACGGCTTCCGGATCGACCACTCCGAGGCGTCGCTGTATCTGTGGGCCACCCGCGACGAGCCGTGCTGGGACACCGTCGGGCATCTGGCCGACCTGGGCATCATCGTCGGCCCCGGCGAGTTCTACGGACCGGCTGGCGGGCGCCACGTCCGGATCTCCTTCACCGCGACCGACGAGCGCGTGGCCGCCGCCGCCGAGCGGCTCTGA
- a CDS encoding polyamine aminopropyltransferase, producing the protein MAESPPPAVTAAEREPTEREATEREATEREATEREATEREATEREATEREATEREATERGDGGREAAGHEAGGRAQEPLRLPARAARSLVLAAVFTCAACGLVYELALVALGSYLVGNSVTQASIVLSVMVFAMGIGSLAAKPLQRHPVAAFALVEGLLALLGGLSVLILYAAFAWLDLYVPALVVVAFGVGSLIGAEIPLLMTLLQRIRRQDAGSAVADLFAADYVGALIGGLAFPFFLLPLFGHIKGALLVGAVNAVAGIAVVLWLFRHQIGRRARIALWAGMAAVLAVLGGTYALADGFEISARQALYRDPIALAERTPYQEIVLTRKVALSGRPDLRLFLNGDLQFSSVDEYRYHEALVHPAMAGARGDVLVLGGGDGLALREVLRYPDVRSATLVELDPAMTELARTHREIAGLNRHAFDDPRVTTVNADAFSWLRTAARRYDSIIVDMPDPDDVATAKLYSVEFYGLVKRALAPGGRMVVQSGSPYFAPRSFWCIEKTIREAGMATVPYHVDVPSFGDWGYVLATPEPGPPPKLELAPSVPAGLRFLDADVLRSAAVFGKDLRHRDVQANTLVHPRLVEYENEEWKDA; encoded by the coding sequence ATGGCAGAGAGCCCGCCGCCGGCGGTGACCGCCGCCGAGCGGGAGCCCACCGAGCGGGAGGCCACCGAGCGGGAGGCCACCGAGCGGGAGGCCACCGAGCGGGAGGCCACCGAGCGGGAGGCCACCGAGCGGGAGGCCACCGAGCGGGAGGCCACCGAGCGGGAGGCCACCGAGCGGGGGGACGGCGGGCGTGAGGCCGCCGGGCACGAGGCCGGCGGGCGCGCGCAGGAACCGCTGCGGCTCCCGGCGCGCGCCGCCCGCTCCCTCGTGCTCGCGGCCGTCTTCACCTGCGCCGCCTGCGGCCTGGTGTACGAACTGGCCCTGGTCGCGCTCGGCAGCTACCTGGTCGGCAACTCCGTCACCCAGGCGTCGATCGTCCTGTCGGTGATGGTCTTCGCGATGGGGATCGGCTCGCTGGCGGCCAAGCCGCTGCAACGCCACCCCGTCGCCGCGTTCGCCCTGGTGGAGGGCCTCCTCGCGTTGCTGGGCGGCCTGTCGGTCCTCATCCTGTACGCCGCGTTCGCGTGGCTGGACCTGTACGTCCCCGCCCTGGTCGTGGTGGCGTTCGGGGTGGGCTCGCTGATCGGCGCGGAGATCCCGCTGCTGATGACCCTGCTCCAGCGGATCAGGCGGCAGGACGCGGGCAGCGCCGTCGCCGACCTGTTCGCCGCCGACTACGTGGGGGCCCTGATCGGCGGTTTGGCCTTCCCGTTCTTCCTGCTGCCGCTGTTCGGGCACATCAAGGGCGCGCTGCTGGTCGGCGCGGTGAACGCGGTCGCCGGGATCGCGGTGGTGCTGTGGCTGTTCCGCCACCAGATCGGCCGCCGCGCCAGGATCGCGCTGTGGGCGGGCATGGCGGCCGTGCTGGCCGTGCTCGGCGGCACCTACGCCCTGGCCGACGGCTTCGAGATCTCCGCCCGCCAGGCGCTCTACCGGGACCCCATCGCCCTCGCCGAGCGGACCCCGTACCAGGAGATCGTGCTCACCAGGAAGGTCGCGCTGTCGGGCCGCCCCGACCTGAGGCTCTTCCTGAACGGCGACCTGCAGTTCTCGTCCGTCGACGAGTACCGCTACCACGAGGCCCTGGTCCACCCCGCGATGGCGGGAGCGCGCGGCGACGTGCTCGTCCTCGGCGGCGGGGACGGCCTGGCGCTGCGCGAGGTCCTGCGCTACCCGGACGTGCGCAGCGCCACCCTGGTCGAGCTGGATCCCGCGATGACCGAACTGGCCCGTACCCACCGGGAGATCGCCGGCCTCAACCGGCACGCCTTCGACGACCCCCGGGTCACGACGGTCAACGCCGACGCGTTCTCCTGGCTCCGCACGGCCGCGCGGCGCTACGACTCGATCATCGTGGACATGCCCGACCCGGACGACGTCGCCACCGCCAAGCTGTACTCGGTGGAGTTCTACGGGCTGGTCAAGCGGGCCCTGGCGCCGGGCGGCCGGATGGTCGTCCAGTCCGGCTCCCCCTACTTCGCCCCCCGGTCGTTCTGGTGCATCGAGAAGACCATCCGCGAGGCGGGGATGGCCACCGTCCCGTACCACGTGGACGTGCCCAGCTTCGGCGACTGGGGCTACGTGCTCGCCACACCCGAGCCCGGCCCGCCCCCCAAGCTGGAGCTGGCCCCGTCCGTTCCCGCCGGGCTGCGCTTCCTGGACGCCGACGTGCTGCGCTCCGCCGCCGTCTTCGGCAAGGACCTCCGCCACCGCGACGTCCAGGCCAACACCCTCGTCCACCCGAGGCTCGTCGAGTACGAGAACGAGGAGTGGAAGGACGCCTGA
- a CDS encoding acyl-CoA dehydrogenase family protein has product MAREIFTEEHEAFRDMVRSFIEKEIAPYHEQWERDGIVSRDVWLAAGRQGLLGIEVPEEYGGGGQSDYRYYVVMNEEFARANVSGPGFSVHNDINGSYLLKLCNEEQKRRWLPGYCSGEIITGIAMTEPAAGSDLQGIKTTAVKDGDDYVLNGSKTFISNGILSDLVIVVAKTDPSAGAKGVSLLVVERGMEGFERGRNLDKVGMHAQDTAELFFDNVRVPKANLLGEEGMGFIYLMQNLARERLSIGVTAQAGAETAFEQTLEYCKTREAFGRPIGKFQHNRFTLAEMKTELTVTRAFTDDCIAKESRGELSAEEAAMLKYWNTELLKRVVDRCVQLHGGYGYMTEYPIAKAYQDVRIQTIFGGTTEIMKEIIGRSLGV; this is encoded by the coding sequence ATGGCGCGCGAGATCTTCACCGAGGAGCACGAGGCGTTCCGCGACATGGTGCGGTCCTTCATCGAGAAGGAGATCGCCCCGTACCACGAGCAGTGGGAGCGGGACGGCATCGTGTCCCGCGACGTCTGGCTGGCCGCGGGCCGGCAGGGGCTGCTCGGCATCGAGGTGCCCGAGGAGTACGGGGGCGGCGGCCAGAGCGACTACCGCTACTACGTGGTCATGAACGAGGAGTTCGCCCGGGCGAACGTGAGCGGTCCCGGCTTCTCGGTGCACAACGACATCAACGGGTCCTACCTGCTGAAGCTGTGCAACGAGGAGCAGAAGCGGCGCTGGCTGCCCGGCTACTGCTCCGGCGAGATCATCACCGGCATCGCGATGACCGAGCCCGCCGCCGGGTCCGACCTCCAGGGCATCAAGACCACCGCCGTCAAGGACGGCGACGACTACGTCCTGAACGGCTCCAAGACCTTCATCTCCAACGGCATCCTCTCCGACCTGGTGATCGTGGTCGCCAAGACCGACCCGTCCGCCGGCGCCAAGGGCGTCAGCCTCCTGGTCGTCGAGCGCGGCATGGAGGGCTTCGAGCGCGGCCGCAACCTCGACAAGGTCGGCATGCACGCCCAGGACACCGCCGAGCTGTTCTTCGACAACGTGCGCGTCCCCAAGGCCAACCTCCTCGGCGAGGAGGGCATGGGCTTCATCTACCTGATGCAGAACCTGGCCCGCGAGCGGCTGTCCATCGGCGTCACCGCCCAGGCCGGCGCCGAGACCGCGTTCGAGCAGACCCTGGAGTACTGCAAGACCCGCGAGGCGTTCGGCCGCCCGATCGGCAAGTTCCAGCACAACCGGTTCACGCTGGCCGAGATGAAGACCGAGCTGACCGTCACCCGCGCGTTCACCGACGACTGCATCGCCAAGGAGAGCCGGGGCGAGCTGAGCGCCGAAGAGGCCGCGATGCTCAAGTACTGGAACACCGAGCTGCTCAAGCGGGTCGTCGACCGGTGCGTCCAGCTGCACGGCGGCTACGGCTACATGACCGAGTACCCGATCGCCAAGGCGTACCAGGACGTGCGCATCCAGACCATCTTCGGCGGCACCACCGAGATCATGAAGGAGATCATCGGCCGCTCCCTCGGCGTCTGA
- a CDS encoding crotonase/enoyl-CoA hydratase family protein, whose protein sequence is MSYTEIEYGVQDGIATITLNRPERMNAYTFTMRAEMLDVLDRIDADDDVRAVVVTGAGRAFCAGADLGGGGGTFDKERSHDMFAGDDDVLEDGTPRDGGGTVALRIARCLKPVIGAFNGAAVGVGVTVTLPMDVRLASEKARFGFVFARRGIVTEAASSWFLPRLVGIAQAMEWAATGRVFDAQEALRGGLVSRVYAPGELLPAAYALAREIADNTSAVSVAAIRRLMWSGLSAPSPWDAHVADSRLMAALGGAADANEGVTSFLEKRPAEFTMKVSRDLPPDVPDWPLR, encoded by the coding sequence GTGTCGTACACCGAGATCGAGTACGGGGTTCAGGACGGGATCGCCACGATCACCCTGAACCGGCCGGAACGGATGAACGCCTACACCTTCACCATGCGCGCGGAGATGCTCGACGTCCTCGACCGGATCGACGCCGACGACGACGTGCGGGCGGTGGTGGTCACCGGGGCCGGGCGGGCGTTCTGCGCGGGCGCCGACCTCGGGGGCGGCGGCGGGACGTTCGACAAGGAGCGGTCGCACGACATGTTCGCCGGGGACGACGACGTCCTGGAGGACGGCACCCCGCGCGACGGCGGCGGGACGGTCGCGCTGCGCATCGCCCGCTGCCTCAAGCCGGTCATCGGTGCCTTCAACGGCGCCGCGGTCGGCGTCGGCGTCACCGTGACGCTGCCGATGGACGTGCGGCTGGCCAGCGAGAAGGCCAGGTTCGGGTTCGTGTTCGCGCGGCGCGGGATCGTCACCGAGGCGGCCTCCAGCTGGTTCCTGCCCCGCCTGGTCGGGATCGCCCAGGCGATGGAGTGGGCCGCCACCGGCCGGGTCTTCGACGCCCAGGAGGCCCTCCGCGGCGGCCTGGTCTCGCGGGTGTACGCGCCCGGCGAGCTGCTGCCCGCCGCCTACGCGCTGGCCCGCGAGATCGCCGACAACACCTCCGCCGTCTCGGTCGCCGCGATCCGCCGCCTCATGTGGTCGGGCCTGTCGGCGCCCTCCCCGTGGGACGCGCACGTCGCCGACTCCCGGCTGATGGCCGCGCTGGGCGGGGCCGCCGACGCGAACGAGGGTGTCACCTCGTTCCTGGAGAAGCGCCCGGCGGAGTTCACCATGAAGGTCAGCCGGGACCTCCCGCCCGACGTTCCCGACTGGCCTCTCCGCTGA
- a CDS encoding helix-turn-helix domain-containing protein: MSVRESIDPNSSLWAWLAFDLWFYRTQRGLSLAQTAKIVHVTRATVSNWEAGRLRPRDTHLKHLDRAWDTGGHFERLYMYATKGHNPDWRKQYVQYEAAAEVIKMYHGKSVPVLAQTEAYAQAIVKAAGRTADAESEAKSRMKRQGVLKRRNPPYLWLLLDQEVLENVVGDHGVMAGQMRFLLELAEVDRVCVRVVPRTAGWHPGHDGHFQVTTVGGKGVSYAVAQLAGRLIDAGDESAILEVRFDEIGALALPREDSKALIKEILRRYE, translated from the coding sequence ATGAGCGTCCGCGAATCCATCGACCCGAACTCTTCGCTGTGGGCCTGGCTGGCCTTTGACCTGTGGTTTTACCGCACTCAGCGAGGTCTCTCACTGGCCCAGACGGCAAAGATCGTTCATGTGACTCGCGCGACCGTATCCAACTGGGAGGCAGGACGGCTGCGCCCTCGTGATACGCACCTCAAGCACTTGGATCGAGCGTGGGACACCGGAGGCCACTTCGAGAGGCTGTACATGTACGCGACCAAGGGGCACAATCCGGATTGGCGCAAGCAGTACGTTCAGTACGAGGCGGCAGCAGAAGTGATCAAGATGTATCACGGGAAGAGCGTGCCCGTGCTGGCGCAGACGGAGGCCTATGCTCAGGCGATCGTGAAGGCTGCGGGGCGTACGGCCGACGCTGAGAGCGAGGCCAAGTCGCGCATGAAGCGCCAGGGGGTGCTCAAACGCAGGAACCCGCCCTACCTGTGGCTTCTTCTCGATCAAGAGGTGCTGGAAAACGTTGTCGGTGATCACGGCGTCATGGCAGGTCAGATGCGTTTTCTCCTGGAGTTGGCAGAAGTCGATCGCGTGTGTGTGCGCGTCGTGCCACGAACTGCGGGATGGCATCCAGGGCACGACGGCCACTTCCAGGTGACGACAGTCGGCGGCAAGGGAGTCTCGTATGCCGTGGCGCAGCTTGCCGGCAGGTTGATCGATGCCGGGGACGAATCTGCCATCCTTGAAGTGCGTTTCGACGAGATTGGGGCACTTGCCCTCCCTCGTGAGGACTCGAAGGCCCTGATCAAGGAGATCCTAAGGAGATACGAGTGA
- a CDS encoding polysaccharide deacetylase family protein, translating into MRSGNLAILVVLGLTLATACSGQGTKQRQAENARHQAALKKGAAPRQPRIPPPRRLDCARLKCVALTFDDGPGDHTARVLDSLRGVGARATFFMLGQNVASYPDVVRRMAFEGHELANHTWSHPVLTELSPAAVRAQVARTQQAIKEASGVTPTMFRPPYGATDARVGRAVGMPQILWSLDSMDWRYRSAKRNADIGVRKTKPGGVVLFHDIHKTTASAVPRILAGLKERGFTFVTVTELFQSRRLAPGSRYTELRETP; encoded by the coding sequence GTGCGAAGCGGTAATCTCGCCATTCTGGTCGTGCTCGGATTGACGCTCGCCACGGCGTGCAGCGGGCAGGGAACGAAACAGCGGCAGGCCGAGAACGCGCGGCACCAGGCCGCCCTGAAGAAAGGGGCGGCCCCGCGGCAGCCCCGGATCCCGCCTCCCCGGAGGCTCGACTGCGCCCGGCTCAAGTGCGTGGCGCTGACCTTCGACGACGGTCCGGGCGACCACACCGCCCGGGTGCTGGACAGCCTCCGGGGGGTGGGGGCGCGCGCCACCTTCTTCATGCTCGGGCAGAACGTGGCCTCCTATCCCGACGTCGTCCGGCGGATGGCCTTCGAGGGTCACGAGCTCGCCAACCACACCTGGTCCCATCCGGTGCTGACGGAGCTGTCCCCGGCGGCGGTGCGCGCCCAGGTGGCCCGTACGCAGCAGGCGATCAAGGAGGCGTCCGGCGTCACGCCCACGATGTTCCGGCCGCCGTACGGGGCCACCGACGCGCGTGTGGGGCGGGCCGTGGGAATGCCGCAGATCCTCTGGAGCCTGGACAGCATGGACTGGCGCTACCGCAGCGCCAAGCGCAACGCCGACATCGGGGTGCGCAAGACCAAGCCCGGGGGCGTGGTCCTTTTCCATGACATCCATAAGACGACGGCGTCCGCCGTGCCGCGCATCCTCGCCGGGTTGAAGGAGCGCGGCTTCACCTTCGTCACCGTCACCGAACTCTTCCAGAGCAGGCGGCTGGCGCCCGGTTCCCGCTACACCGAACTCAGGGAAACGCCGTAG
- a CDS encoding MerR family transcriptional regulator, protein MAAAERMTVDELAGRAGLTVRTVRFYTARGLLPPPRLRGRTGLYGPAHLARLELVRELQALGLTLAAIERHLERIPAGASPEDLALQRALLSPWAPEEAEDLDRHELDRRVGRRLDDEAVMKLAALGVVEENGDGGVRVISPALLGMAAELSAMPLDALVAAHESIERHTTELAEELQRVFQDTVVRPYRERGRPPEERERLLELAVKLKPLMLQSLVGSFQRAVDRAIRRSVPGDEGAR, encoded by the coding sequence ATGGCAGCGGCCGAGCGGATGACGGTCGACGAGCTGGCCGGGCGTGCCGGGCTCACGGTGCGGACGGTGCGGTTCTACACCGCCCGCGGCCTGCTCCCCCCGCCCCGGCTGCGCGGCCGTACCGGGCTGTACGGGCCCGCCCACCTGGCCCGGCTGGAGCTCGTACGGGAACTCCAGGCGCTCGGCCTCACGCTGGCGGCGATCGAGCGCCACCTGGAACGGATCCCGGCCGGCGCCTCCCCCGAGGACCTGGCCCTCCAGCGCGCCCTGCTGTCCCCGTGGGCGCCTGAGGAGGCCGAGGACCTCGACCGGCACGAGCTGGACCGCCGGGTGGGCCGCCGTCTCGACGACGAGGCGGTGATGAAGCTGGCGGCGCTCGGGGTGGTCGAGGAGAACGGGGACGGCGGCGTCCGGGTGATCAGCCCGGCCCTGCTGGGCATGGCCGCGGAGCTGTCGGCCATGCCGCTGGACGCCCTGGTGGCCGCGCACGAGTCGATCGAACGGCACACCACCGAGCTGGCCGAGGAGCTCCAGCGGGTCTTCCAGGACACGGTGGTGCGCCCCTACCGGGAACGCGGCCGGCCGCCCGAGGAGCGCGAGCGGCTGCTGGAGCTGGCCGTCAAGCTCAAGCCGCTGATGCTCCAGTCGCTGGTCGGGTCGTTCCAGCGCGCCGTGGACCGGGCGATCCGCAGGTCGGTGCCAGGGGATGAGGGTGCGCGTTGA
- a CDS encoding DUF4178 domain-containing protein: MDGRVISVLLALILCALIAVIVLLVRRRPSAAAQAPAPAAPRDPFAPEDQVAGDPRALKAGDMVEYLGTRYFVRGSLRLREGGFTWSEHLLDADTPAQGESTKVWISVEEDPDLEVVWWTEREVGDLRPDRRTLTLDGVEYRRDEHGTADYAGEGTTGVGTEGRVEYVDYEGPGGRYLSFERFGGGPWEAGTGERVPNGTLTIYPGS, encoded by the coding sequence ATGGACGGGCGAGTGATCTCCGTCCTGCTGGCGCTCATCCTGTGCGCTCTGATCGCCGTCATCGTGCTGCTGGTCCGGCGCCGTCCGTCCGCCGCCGCGCAGGCGCCCGCCCCGGCCGCGCCGCGCGATCCGTTCGCCCCCGAGGACCAGGTGGCCGGCGATCCCCGGGCGCTCAAGGCGGGCGACATGGTCGAGTACCTCGGCACGCGGTACTTCGTGCGCGGATCGCTGCGGCTGCGCGAGGGCGGGTTCACCTGGAGCGAGCACCTGCTCGACGCCGACACGCCCGCGCAGGGGGAGAGCACCAAGGTCTGGATCTCCGTCGAGGAGGACCCCGACCTGGAGGTCGTCTGGTGGACCGAGCGGGAGGTCGGCGACCTGCGGCCGGACCGCAGGACCCTGACGCTGGACGGCGTGGAGTACCGGCGCGACGAGCACGGCACCGCCGACTACGCGGGTGAGGGCACCACCGGCGTCGGCACCGAGGGCCGGGTCGAGTACGTCGACTACGAGGGCCCCGGCGGCCGGTACCTGTCGTTCGAACGGTTCGGCGGCGGCCCCTGGGAGGCCGGGACCGGCGAGCGCGTGCCCAACGGCACCCTGACGATCTACCCCGGAAGCTGA
- a CDS encoding DUF4247 domain-containing protein — translation MSGKRGRRDLTGTWIGSIILVSFGVVVLLVTLLGGRTSPRGWITDNYTRVSAGTYSSPHAPLAVAGQIANRYRTSERVYTPNGVFLRYRNVVVGVLPEGRGSRITLDTPERGYARYHTWVGGNWGGPGGRASTFRGGGPGEGK, via the coding sequence GTGAGCGGCAAGCGCGGCCGGCGCGACCTGACCGGCACCTGGATCGGGTCCATCATCCTCGTCTCGTTCGGGGTGGTGGTCCTGCTGGTCACGCTGCTCGGCGGCCGGACCTCACCGCGCGGATGGATCACCGACAACTACACCCGGGTCTCGGCCGGCACCTACAGCTCCCCGCACGCCCCGCTCGCGGTCGCCGGGCAGATCGCCAACCGGTACCGGACGAGCGAGCGGGTGTACACGCCCAACGGCGTGTTCCTGCGCTACCGCAACGTGGTCGTCGGGGTGCTCCCCGAGGGACGCGGCTCCCGGATCACCCTCGACACCCCTGAACGCGGCTACGCGCGCTACCACACGTGGGTCGGCGGTAACTGGGGCGGCCCGGGCGGCCGGGCCTCGACCTTCCGCGGCGGCGGACCAGGGGAGGGCAAGTGA